The proteins below are encoded in one region of Phaseolus vulgaris cultivar G19833 chromosome 1, P. vulgaris v2.0, whole genome shotgun sequence:
- the LOC137814387 gene encoding zinc finger protein ZAT11-like, whose translation MKRQREMDGLATIDLANCLMLLSCPQQKKLQPKYVEGVEFECKTCNRKFSSFQALGGHRASHKRSKLEGYEHKADAMSLSLGINKPKMHECTICGQEFSLGQALGGHMRRHRASIKDHFSPINHVAQVPVLKRSNSSRGMCMDLNLTPLENDFKLLFGKMAPNVGALV comes from the coding sequence ATGAAGAGACAGAGAGAAATGGATGGGTTAGCAACCATAGATTTGGCAAATTGTCTAATGCTTCTGTCTTGCCCCCAACAAAAGAAGTTACAACCAAAATATGTTGAGGGTGTGGAATTTGAATGCAAGACATGCAACAGAAAGTTCTCGTCCTTTCAAGCATTGGGTGGCCATAGGGCTAGCCACAAAAGGTCGAAACTTGAGGGGTATGAACACAAAGCAGATGCTATGTCTCTAAGTTTGGGAATTAATAAACCCAAAATGCACGAGTGTACCATTTGTGGACAAGAATTCTCATTGGGACAGGCACTTGGAGGCCACATGAGAAGACATAGAGCTTCCATCAAAGACCATTTTTCTCCAATTAACCATGTTGCACAAGTACCAGTTTTGAAAAGATCCAATAGCTCCAGGGGTATGTGCATGGACTTGAACCTAACACCGTTAGAGAATGACTTCAAGTTATTGTTTGGAAAGATGGCACCAAATGTTGGTGCCCTAGTCTGA
- the LOC137814384 gene encoding serine acetyltransferase 5-like — protein MPTGLPAAHVAVATDDEGWVWAQIKAEARRDAESEPALASYLYSTILSHSSLERSLSFHLGNKLCSSTLLSTLLYDLFLNAFSSDPSLRSAAVADLRAARERDPACVSYSHCLLNYKGFLACQAHRVAHLLWRQSRRPLALALHSRIADVFAVDIHPAARIGKGILFDHATGMVVGETAVIGNNVSILHHVTLGGTGKVGGDRHPKIGDGVLIGAGATILGNIKIGEGAKVGAGSVVLIDVPPQTTAVGNPARLVGGKETPSKHEDVPGESMDHTSFISEWSDYII, from the exons ATGCCCACGGGGCTACCGGCGGCTCACGTTGCCGTTGCGACCGACGACGAGGGCTGGGTATGGGCGCAGATCAAGGCGGAGGCGCGCCGCGACGCCGAGTCGGAGCCGGCGCTGGCGAGCTACCTCTACTCGACGATCCTCTCGCACTCCTCGCTCGAACGTTCTCTCTCGTTCCACCTCGGGAACAAGCTCTGTTCTTCTACGCTACTCTCAACTCTCCTCTACGACCTCTTCCTCAACGCATTCTCCTCCGATCCCTCCCTCCGCTCAGCAGCCGTCGCCGACCTCCGCGCCGCCCGCGAACGCGACCCTGCCTGCGTCTCGTACTCTCACTGTCTCCTCAATTACAAAGGCTTCCTCGCCTGCCAG GCGCACCGTGTGGCACACCTGTTGTGGCGGCAATCGCGGCGGCCGTTGGCATTGGCACTGCACTCTCGGATTGCTGATGTGTTTGCGGTGGATATTCACCCGGCGGCGAGGATTGGGAAGGGGATTCTGTTTGATCATGCCACTGGGATGGTGGTGGGGGAGACAGCGGTGATTGGGAACAATGTGTCGATTCTGCACCATGTTACGCTGGGCGGGACTGGCAAGGTTGGTGGTGACAGGCATCCCAAGATTGGGGATGGGGTGCTTATTGGTGCTGGTGCTACAATTCTGGGAAATATTAAGATTGGGGAAGGTGCAAAGGTTGGTGCTGGCTCGGTGGTTTTGATTGACGTGCCGCCACAGACCACTGCAGTTGGCAACCCAGCGAGGTTGGTTGGTGGGAAGGAGACACCCTCTAAGCATGAGGATGTGCCTGGGGAGTCCATGGACCATACTTCCTTTATCTCTGAGTGGTCAGATTATATCATTTGA